In Rubripirellula tenax, the following are encoded in one genomic region:
- a CDS encoding TIGR03545 family protein produces MIRWSFVLTRLIVVGAIVFLLGWGLGPLANYATVRGIESVTGAKVDIDKTHVGLFPPRVQYVDVRIADPRNDKDMRDAIRADSIDLVIDGNALLHRRWVASSGVITGLQVGSQRETSGRLEPTEAPSASDRGSSMLGQLLGTQVDKLGDEAESLVTDLETLRRSKEIRARWESEYAAMVVRARELETNLRSIRDRARGIDNPLRDWVELERTLSEARDAKNDLLIVRQAIDSLPDQLQRDLASLEEAKQIDIARVDKYVPGDLTNAQEFGIDIITDAVRDQVMQVKSYLDGGRTLANYTVVAPESDRVRGVDHYLDRVRQPELMIRHCEVSGLMRAGGDVYSMTGMVDNMTPTPQWLAEPTRARLRLEGPEVLRVEYVRDRRGSANVDLLTLHWPEMDAKPMRLGNPAEAGLAINGGKRELWVQVRTEGTAIEGRLVSKQTGVQMDLNVDPKFNDTAGVVSMRDSLAAVDRIEIDANFAGTWKDLNLKLNTNLGQVMRRATQDAVDGQLRDTKEKMTAKIEKVHSDQTIALRQWLGSQATEARSLLASADNSIQEMSEKMLSKGDQAEALLGSRLRSAIESKLR; encoded by the coding sequence ATGATTCGGTGGAGCTTCGTACTTACCCGACTGATCGTCGTCGGCGCGATTGTGTTCCTGCTTGGCTGGGGACTGGGGCCGTTGGCCAACTACGCGACCGTTCGCGGTATCGAAAGTGTTACCGGTGCCAAGGTCGACATCGACAAGACGCACGTCGGACTTTTCCCACCGCGCGTTCAGTATGTCGACGTTCGGATCGCTGACCCGCGTAACGACAAAGACATGCGAGATGCGATTCGCGCCGACTCGATCGACTTGGTGATCGATGGCAATGCGCTGCTGCATCGCCGTTGGGTCGCCAGCAGTGGTGTCATCACCGGTTTGCAGGTCGGTTCGCAACGAGAAACCTCGGGACGCCTTGAACCCACGGAAGCCCCCAGCGCCAGCGATCGAGGTTCATCGATGCTGGGTCAGCTATTGGGCACCCAGGTCGACAAGCTTGGCGATGAAGCCGAATCGTTGGTCACGGACCTCGAAACACTTCGTCGCAGCAAAGAAATCCGGGCACGATGGGAAAGCGAATATGCCGCGATGGTCGTTCGTGCCCGCGAGCTCGAAACCAATCTTCGCTCGATTCGCGATCGTGCCCGAGGCATCGACAATCCGTTGCGAGACTGGGTCGAACTGGAACGAACATTGTCCGAAGCACGCGACGCGAAGAACGATCTGTTGATCGTTCGTCAAGCGATCGATTCGTTGCCCGATCAACTGCAACGTGACCTGGCATCATTAGAAGAAGCCAAGCAAATCGATATCGCGCGAGTCGACAAGTATGTGCCCGGCGATTTGACCAACGCACAAGAGTTCGGCATCGACATCATCACCGATGCCGTTCGCGATCAAGTGATGCAAGTCAAATCGTATTTGGATGGTGGCCGAACGCTGGCCAACTACACCGTCGTCGCACCCGAAAGCGATCGCGTGCGTGGTGTCGACCACTATCTGGATCGCGTTCGCCAACCCGAACTGATGATCCGACATTGTGAAGTCAGCGGACTGATGCGGGCCGGTGGCGACGTCTATTCCATGACCGGTATGGTCGACAACATGACACCAACGCCGCAGTGGTTGGCAGAACCGACGCGGGCACGCCTGCGATTGGAAGGCCCCGAGGTTCTGCGCGTCGAATACGTTCGCGATCGACGCGGATCCGCGAATGTCGACCTGCTGACGCTGCATTGGCCCGAAATGGACGCCAAGCCGATGCGACTGGGCAACCCGGCCGAAGCAGGTCTTGCGATCAACGGCGGTAAACGCGAATTGTGGGTTCAGGTTCGCACCGAAGGCACCGCGATCGAAGGCCGTTTGGTCAGCAAGCAAACAGGTGTCCAGATGGACCTGAACGTCGATCCGAAATTCAATGACACTGCGGGCGTCGTCTCGATGCGAGACTCGTTGGCGGCCGTGGACCGAATCGAAATCGACGCCAACTTTGCGGGAACGTGGAAAGACCTGAACCTGAAACTGAACACGAACCTTGGTCAGGTGATGCGGCGGGCGACTCAAGACGCCGTCGACGGCCAGCTTCGCGACACCAAAGAAAAGATGACGGCGAAGATTGAGAAAGTCCACTCGGACCAGACAATCGCGCTGCGTCAGTGGCTGGGTTCCCAAGCGACAGAAGCCCGTTCGCTGTTAGCCAGTGCCGACAATTCGATCCAGGAAATGAGCGAAAAGATGCTCAGCAAAGGCGACCAAGCCGAAGCCCTGCTGGGCAGCCGCTTGCGAAGTGCGATCGAAAGCAAACTCCGCTAA
- the ypfJ gene encoding KPN_02809 family neutral zinc metallopeptidase: MKWRGRRQSENVVDRRGVSGRTVVGGGIGILILAMIVGLLGGDPRQVMQQANQGRQQAPAEGGKPAELSKLDIERGEFVSTVLADTEDVWTKLFAQSGLKYETPKLELFTKATSSACGNASSAAGPFYCPADRKVYLDTAFFDQLARQLNAPGDFAQAYVVAHEVGHHVQNLLGKTSELDQARRRLPEVEYNKLSVRLELQADFYAGVMFHHAQREKQILEEGDIEEGLRAAAAIGDDTLQKRSQGAAHQETFTHGSSEQRVRWFMKGLQTGDPEQGDTFAAGQL; the protein is encoded by the coding sequence ATGAAGTGGCGTGGACGTCGTCAAAGCGAAAATGTAGTCGACCGTCGCGGTGTCAGTGGACGCACGGTGGTTGGCGGCGGGATCGGAATCTTGATTCTTGCCATGATTGTCGGTCTGCTCGGCGGTGATCCCCGGCAAGTCATGCAGCAGGCCAACCAAGGTCGCCAACAAGCACCGGCCGAAGGTGGCAAGCCTGCGGAGTTGTCGAAGTTAGATATCGAACGAGGCGAGTTTGTCTCGACCGTTCTGGCCGACACCGAAGACGTATGGACGAAACTGTTCGCCCAAAGCGGCTTGAAGTACGAGACACCGAAGCTGGAACTGTTCACCAAAGCGACCAGCAGCGCCTGCGGCAATGCTTCATCGGCCGCTGGACCGTTCTACTGTCCGGCCGACCGCAAAGTCTATTTGGACACCGCGTTCTTTGATCAACTTGCTCGCCAACTGAACGCCCCCGGTGACTTCGCGCAAGCCTACGTTGTCGCGCACGAAGTGGGTCACCACGTTCAAAACCTGCTTGGCAAAACGTCCGAGCTGGATCAAGCGCGTCGTCGCCTGCCCGAAGTCGAGTACAACAAGCTCTCTGTGCGATTGGAATTGCAGGCGGACTTTTACGCCGGCGTGATGTTCCACCATGCTCAACGAGAAAAACAGATTCTTGAGGAAGGCGACATCGAAGAGGGCTTGCGTGCCGCGGCCGCCATCGGTGACGACACGTTGCAGAAACGAAGCCAAGGCGCCGCTCACCAAGAAACCTTCACCCACGGAAGCAGTGAGCAACGCGTCCGTTGGTTCATGAAGGGTTTGCAAACCGGCGACCCCGAACAAGGCGACACGTTCGCAGCCGGCCAACTGTAA
- a CDS encoding acyltransferase family protein codes for MTSPPPLLKQQRYPAGGGRDLGLDVVRFVAIVLVMGRHAAISSESAAWLQTWSRGGWVGVDLFFVLSGFLVSGLLFAEYQKHQRVRPIRFLIRRGFKIYPAFWAFMALTLTMRWWAGEPAALTSVVVELAFVQNYFAGIWIHTWSLAVEEHFYFMLALLMGALSASGRLNKRGAIPIVFAVLAIGCLALRLQHASTHLTFSASESIFRSHLRMDSLFYGVLISYSVWFGGLKSGIDRIPKWLMTAIGCALLSPAFVWPVDQHPWIGTYGLTLFYLGSGCIVIAALGMKLPSSAIPRSALAFAARAGAASYSIYLWHVPVNLIAIHLFVETQSLPIAYWSTYLIGSVGVGWVMHGLIERPAIALRNRCAA; via the coding sequence ATGACCTCGCCGCCACCCCTGTTGAAACAGCAACGATACCCTGCGGGCGGCGGTCGCGACCTTGGCTTGGATGTGGTTCGCTTCGTTGCCATCGTGTTGGTGATGGGGCGCCATGCCGCGATTTCATCTGAGTCCGCAGCCTGGCTGCAGACGTGGTCACGCGGCGGATGGGTTGGCGTCGACCTGTTCTTCGTGTTGAGCGGGTTTCTGGTTTCCGGCTTGCTGTTCGCCGAGTACCAGAAACACCAACGCGTTCGGCCGATCCGATTCTTGATTCGCCGTGGATTCAAAATCTATCCGGCGTTTTGGGCCTTCATGGCCCTGACGCTGACGATGCGTTGGTGGGCTGGCGAACCCGCTGCGTTGACTTCGGTGGTCGTCGAATTGGCATTCGTTCAAAACTATTTCGCGGGCATCTGGATTCACACGTGGTCGCTTGCCGTTGAAGAGCATTTCTATTTCATGTTGGCGCTGTTGATGGGCGCACTTTCCGCATCGGGAAGACTGAACAAGCGTGGGGCAATTCCGATAGTTTTCGCCGTGTTGGCGATCGGCTGTTTGGCCCTACGTTTGCAACACGCCAGCACGCACTTGACCTTTTCGGCAAGCGAATCCATCTTTCGAAGTCACCTAAGAATGGACTCGTTGTTTTATGGCGTCCTGATCTCGTATAGCGTTTGGTTTGGTGGTCTGAAGTCAGGAATTGACCGGATTCCAAAGTGGCTGATGACCGCCATCGGCTGTGCGTTACTGTCGCCTGCGTTCGTATGGCCGGTCGATCAACATCCTTGGATTGGAACGTACGGGCTAACGCTTTTCTACCTCGGCAGCGGCTGCATTGTGATAGCTGCGTTGGGAATGAAGCTGCCTTCGTCGGCGATACCGCGTTCCGCACTCGCCTTCGCGGCTCGCGCCGGCGCAGCGAGCTATTCGATCTATCTTTGGCACGTCCCCGTCAACCTGATCGCAATCCACTTGTTCGTTGAAACTCAGTCGCTGCCGATCGCGTATTGGTCAACTTACCTG